The window tttcatttttaaaaaaaatgtaaacccTTGTTGGATGAACAAGATACTGCCCAAAAATCGATTTATTAGTAAATCAAACACCGCAATTACATTCATTGATTAACTGTGTAGTACAGAAATCAATTTGCAACTTAAACATGACACATAAAGAACATTAGACAACTTCATTTTATCACCAAGCAGCATATATAGTTCTCTCCCTTGGCACTAACTTGTTATCCACGTGACACTCCATCATGTCTCAAATAGCAAACAGATGCTCCAATTGTCCTGTCATAATGAGAAACACCTGTGTATAATCCAATATTGAGTGAGATGAGCAAGGgtctaaacaaaaaaatatatgtatttttagtttttatactaCCAGTCAAACGTGGTCAAAATGTTTATACTTTCATATTGATAAATTGggtcttcaaattttttttttataaaaaaaacatgtgagCTTAGTTCTTTCaaaccttaaaaaatataatggacTTGACCatatttaaccaaaaatatagaaattgaaaaacactttttttcccCAGCCTAAACAGTTATCTGCTTACAATTATTGCACAACATATTTTGTCGTCCCTTCCTTCACTTTGACCCTGAGGACTTTGATCCAGCTTGAACCGCGAAACCTGTGTCACCTCTCTTTAACTTCAGTAGCCATTGCACTAATACTATGACAGAATAAAATGcaagagaaaaagaatagaTTTCATCCCACAATtaaggaaacaaaagaaaataaaaattatacaaatcaaATCAGCCTAATTTCATCCCACCTAATTAAGGTTCATGTACTGCATGTAGTTTGAAGAAAATCGGTAAAACCTGACTAGATACAAAGAATTGAGAAGAAGAATATGTAcccaaaaaattcaaatgtatCAAAAGAATTGAGAAGAAGAATGGTAGATGATGCATTGAGTTTCGTGTCGTTTTCTGATTTCGGGTCCTAGGCATTAGAACTTCAAGCACTCAAACCAGTTCTTTTCCTATAGATGCTGGCGCTTAGCATAGAGATATGATGCTTAAGCGCCATTGGTTTGCACTGTTACTAATCTTTAGCACTTAAGTTTTAGTCTGACTTTTTCTATGCTTTTGACACATGTAGTACTTTAATCTGGGCGTGGTGCTGACATTTTAGGGATCCTTGAACAAAATAAATGgtccttatatatattttttaatcatattatttgtataaatatttatcGATTTTACTGAAAATTTCTATCTAGAAATATGACTGATTATTTTTAAtggaaattttctttttaattatgttttctttatttataagatttgaatCTGAGACATTATTTAACGGAATCAATGATCAAGGATCTCACTATCATTAGTGCTTTTTAATCAACTATTCAATGCTTAGCACCTAGACTTATTCTTTAACTTCTATTAATCTTTCTGACGCCAAGCACCTACGAATATGGATTATTCTATTTTTCCACGCTTTTAGAATTTCAGGTGCTTAGTGCCAATGCTTGTTCTTCCAGCTTCTTTCCTTTAACAGTCAAGTGCTCAGAAGCTTTTTTACTTCAATTTCTTGTTCCCTTGCATAAATAAAGTACACAATCCTTGAGTCATTAAAGCTCTCAATTTCGTTTGAATCCTTGATTCACTAAAGTACACGATCTTTATTGCTAATTATTCtcattatatatttcaatttcaatcaatTCTGATTAATTTCCTCCTAAAAATACCTATAGAAATTCATGAAGACCGTTTGAAAATAGAAACTATGGACGTAAATAATCTGAAAGGTTGGCAAAAGAAGGGAAGCGATGAGATCGTTCAAATGAGAGTCTAGCCCAATTGTATTTCAGCCCAATCAGTGTAGGTTTGGGcccaaaaccaaaattggaTGCAAGTGACGTAGTTGGCGGTAGTCTGCTTTGATGGTGAACCTATTAATGAAAAGTGCAACGGTATACCTTTGTAAATACATCCGTCATAAGTGCTAATTCATAATATTACTAGTTAGTTTGTTTATATTATagccttattaaaaaaaattcttattcacccccaaaaatttatttttcttaatttagtcTTATAAAGCCTATAATTCAAATCCGAACATTATAAAGAAAGTTGACTTTTATTGTTACTATTATACCATTGATTATTAGTAAGATATCTTTCGCCCTTCTATACTTAAATTTgtcattgttatttgttttcaagtttgaaaattactttcttctaaaaacaaaaaaaaggtttgAAAATCACTTGTAAAGCCCATTATTAAGTTCGTCTTCTATGAAACATAGCTAATATAACACCATAACTATATTATGACATATTCCaactattttgatatattttagaaTGCCTATACCCTAtccattcttttcatttttgggGTCAATTGCTCATGTATAATTTTTGCTTAACAAGAAGTACAATAGCACAGTAACTCTAGATGAATACTATCATTAGTTGCAGTAGCAgcaatagtttttatttttatttcacaactgaaaattgaaaacaggTTTTGATATCTATAGGGAACAAGACCTTGTATATCTAATCTGTCAAGAGTTATATTATGCAGACATTACTATTGATATGATCCCatcattgaaagaaaaaaatgtacaagCCAGCTCATAATTATCAGTATAACAACTCATTGAAATGATTAACAGAAACTTCCATAATTCAATCATGGAACGTTTTTCAACCAAAGAATAATGTCTAAAGAAAGTTTCTTCATTGGCTATATCTCAATGTACAACATTTATACATAGGGTGAAATACTCCATTCCATGAGCTTCTCTATATTTACTTTGCAGTGGGCAAAAGGGGGTCTCTAGCAGCAGAGTTACCAGGTTTCCCTCTCAAATTCGATAGAACCAAATACAAGAACCCTGCAGAAAAAAAGCTTATAAACCATGCATTGTTGTAGATCACAACAAAAGTGTTAGGAACTGAAGTTGCAATTCCAACTTTCTGCAAGAAACCAGGAACCACAGGTAAAACTCCAACAACTAGTGCCAGAATAGCCGCCACATTGAACCCTCTTGAATACCTATATGCTCCATAAGGACTCCTAGAGTATAAGTCACTAAtattcaaatatgttttttgtatAATATAGTAATCAGCTAGAACAATCCCTGCAATAGGACCCATCAAAGCAGAATATCCAACTAGCCAAGTATAAACAAAGCTCTCACTTGATTTCAAAAGCCTCCAAGGTTGAAATGCAATCCCAAGGAGTGCAGTTAAAAGTGCTCCTCTTCTAAAGGTGAACCATTTAGGACTTAGATTAACAAGAGCATTTGCTGGTGCCACAACATTGGCAGCAATATTGGTGGTGATAATTGCTAGGCTTATACCAAGGATTGCAATGATCCTAGTTGTGAGGCCACCAATTTGACCAAGAAGTTGAATTGGGTCAGAAATAACTTGACCAAATATCACTTTTGTGGATGAAGTAACTGCTAGACCAACAAATGTGAATGCCCCCATAAAGATGGGAAGCCCAATTTGACCAATAACTTGATCCTTCTGGCTCTTAGCATATCTAGTAAAATCAGGGATGTTAATAGCCACAGTGGCCCAAAAGCTTATGTTGGCAGTGAGAGAAGGGAAGAAAACAGACCAGAATTCTGATGTAGAGAGCCTAGAAGACAAAGAGAGCATGTGACCAATGCCACCAGCTTTGACACAAGACCAAATGAGAAGACAAGAAGTAAGAGCAACCAATATTGGAGCTGAGTACTTCTCAAGCTTTCTAATGCCATCAATTCCCTTCCAAACAAAGGTCAATTGAGCAAACCAAAAGACCAAAAAACAAGCAAATTCAAGTGGGGAAGTGCCAAGCCAAGGTAGAGACTGAGACAATGAAGTTTCCTTCATTGCCTTTGgcaagagaaggaaaattgcCTCTCCACCAATCCAAGACTCAATACCATACCAACCACAACCAATAAGTGCCCTTATAAGGGTAGGAATATGAGCACCATTGATTCCAAAAGAGGATCTAACTAGAACTGGGAATGATATGCCATAGCGTGTGCCTGCATGGCCAGTGAGAACCAAAGGAACCAAGAGAACCATGTTGGCTGCCACCACAGTTGCTATGCCTTGCCACCATGCCATGCCAAGGTCAACAAGGCTTCCAGCAAGGTAGTAAGAAGGGACACCAACAACTAAACCAACCCATAAACTTGCTATTTCAAAGCCAGAAAATGTCCTTTGACTTGGTGCTGTTGGCTTGAGGTCTTCATTGGTGAGTGTTGGATCAGACTCAAGCTCAAAATCAGGTGGTGCTGTGTAGCTTGAAGAGTTGGAACATTTCATTggaaagtgtttggttaaggtACAATTGTAAGGGGTGGGAAAGGCTTTGTT of the Glycine max cultivar Williams 82 chromosome 13, Glycine_max_v4.0, whole genome shotgun sequence genome contains:
- the LOC100819871 gene encoding purine-uracil permease NCS1 gives rise to the protein MVVSKCLSLTLYVPPHPTTPFLTPVTPPSKKTPSLSYSSSHFPFPTKLNKAFPTPYNCTLTKHFPMKCSNSSSYTAPPDFELESDPTLTNEDLKPTAPSQRTFSGFEIASLWVGLVVGVPSYYLAGSLVDLGMAWWQGIATVVAANMVLLVPLVLTGHAGTRYGISFPVLVRSSFGINGAHIPTLIRALIGCGWYGIESWIGGEAIFLLLPKAMKETSLSQSLPWLGTSPLEFACFLVFWFAQLTFVWKGIDGIRKLEKYSAPILVALTSCLLIWSCVKAGGIGHMLSLSSRLSTSEFWSVFFPSLTANISFWATVAINIPDFTRYAKSQKDQVIGQIGLPIFMGAFTFVGLAVTSSTKVIFGQVISDPIQLLGQIGGLTTRIIAILGISLAIITTNIAANVVAPANALVNLSPKWFTFRRGALLTALLGIAFQPWRLLKSSESFVYTWLVGYSALMGPIAGIVLADYYIIQKTYLNISDLYSRSPYGAYRYSRGFNVAAILALVVGVLPVVPGFLQKVGIATSVPNTFVVIYNNAWFISFFSAGFLYLVLSNLRGKPGNSAARDPLLPTAK